In the Chryseobacterium sp. MYb264 genome, one interval contains:
- a CDS encoding flavin reductase family protein: protein MKTVIPSEITPVQLQLIMQTAVSPRPIALASTVDKNGAINLSPFSFFNMFSTIPPILIFSPSRRVRDNTTKHTLENVLEVPEVVIGTVNFPIVQQISLASTEYGDGVNEFVKSGLTMKDAELVQPKLIEECPVNFECKVLEIKSLGDQGGAGNLVICEVQKIHIREEYLNEQGNLDQTKLDMVARLGANWYSRNNAENLFEVPKPLVTKGIGFDLLPDEIKLSKIFTGNDLGMLANVEVLPAGEYHSDENIHRDAQKLLLESKIEEAWKVLIK from the coding sequence ATGAAAACAGTAATCCCATCCGAAATAACACCCGTACAACTTCAACTCATCATGCAGACTGCGGTTTCCCCGCGTCCGATTGCATTGGCTTCAACCGTTGATAAAAATGGAGCGATCAATTTATCGCCGTTCAGTTTTTTCAATATGTTCAGTACGATTCCTCCGATTTTGATTTTCTCACCGTCGAGAAGAGTTCGTGATAATACGACAAAACATACCTTAGAAAACGTTCTGGAAGTTCCGGAAGTGGTCATCGGAACGGTGAATTTTCCGATTGTACAACAAATTTCTTTAGCCTCTACCGAATATGGAGACGGCGTAAATGAGTTTGTAAAATCCGGTTTAACCATGAAAGACGCTGAATTGGTTCAACCAAAATTAATTGAGGAATGTCCCGTCAACTTCGAATGTAAAGTTTTAGAAATAAAATCATTGGGAGATCAGGGAGGTGCAGGAAATTTAGTCATTTGTGAAGTTCAGAAAATCCACATCAGAGAAGAATATCTTAATGAGCAGGGAAATCTGGATCAGACCAAACTGGATATGGTTGCCCGTCTTGGAGCCAACTGGTATTCCAGAAATAATGCGGAAAATCTTTTTGAAGTACCTAAACCTCTGGTAACAAAAGGCATTGGCTTCGATCTTCTTCCTGATGAAATTAAACTAAGTAAAATCTTTACCGGAAACGACTTGGGAATGTTAGCCAATGTTGAAGTTTTACCTGCCGGAGAATATCATTCAGACGAAAATATTCACCGAGATGCTCAGAAATTATTGCTTGAAAGTAAGATTGAAGAAGCCTGGAAAGTCTTAATTAAATAA
- a CDS encoding phospholipase D family protein — protein sequence MSIFYNNAVCDIFIGKGAGGKMMQDIRNAQRNVKIVSPYLSPFLIKELIYLHSRGINIRLITSDEIEDFYGYDKNIHKLIIQHRNTDEKAKETRDNLKSLSGTLLFVMIGLGVVLLPLMYLLNNFKFAYGFAVVILMFLIRDSVVKKIKRTKVYHYTYKQLFPFKVFVSPNSSNSSNKTFIHSKIYIIDDEIAYLGSLNFTGSGVKDNHETRIRTTDPNAVAKIIEEMKEIYFHSNLPERDIQFWGSQLYEEPMN from the coding sequence ATGAGTATATTTTACAACAATGCGGTTTGCGATATTTTTATAGGAAAAGGCGCTGGCGGGAAAATGATGCAGGACATCAGAAATGCACAGCGAAATGTGAAAATTGTTTCACCCTACCTTTCTCCTTTTTTGATTAAAGAATTGATTTATCTTCATTCAAGAGGAATTAATATCAGATTGATAACCAGCGATGAAATCGAAGATTTTTACGGCTACGACAAGAATATTCACAAGTTAATTATTCAACACAGAAATACCGATGAGAAAGCAAAAGAAACAAGAGATAATCTTAAAAGTTTATCCGGAACATTGCTTTTTGTCATGATTGGTTTAGGCGTCGTTTTGCTTCCTTTGATGTATCTTTTAAACAATTTTAAGTTCGCGTATGGCTTTGCAGTTGTTATTTTAATGTTCCTGATCAGAGATTCTGTCGTTAAAAAAATTAAGAGAACAAAAGTGTATCATTATACGTATAAACAGCTTTTTCCTTTCAAGGTTTTTGTTTCACCGAACAGCAGTAACTCTTCCAATAAAACTTTCATTCACAGTAAAATTTATATTATTGATGATGAAATCGCCTATTTGGGTTCTTTGAATTTTACCGGAAGCGGCGTTAAAGATAATCACGAAACAAGAATCCGGACTACCGATCCAAATGCCGTCGCCAAAATTATTGAGGAAATGAAAGAAATTTATTTCCATTCCAATTTACCGGAAAGGGATATACAGTTTTGGGGAAGCCAGCTGTATGAGGAACCGATGAATTAG
- a CDS encoding succinate CoA transferase, with translation MLERIRLESLRQKVTTVEDAVKIIKDGMTVGSSGFTKAGDSKAILPALAERGKTEDIKITLMTGASLGHGTDGKLAEANVLKKRMPFQVDPILRNKINNGEILFIDQHLSESAELLHTKNLQSIDVAVIEAAYIERDGSIVPTTSVGNSVTFAAMAKKVIIEINTEVPEEVYGIHDIYQAEDYPFRNVIPIVAPWNKIGRKSIPVDPNKIEAIVFTNRKDSPADIAEPDQKTTAIAKHLLAFFENEVQLGRLTDRLLPLQAGIGKVANAVLMGFKDSNFYDLTMFSEVLQDSTFDLIDSGKLSFASASSITVSQECYERVLGNLSKYKEKFVLRPQNISNTPGLIRRLGVIAINTAIEFDIYGNVNSTHIGGTKIMNGIGGSGDFARNAYLSIFVTQAASKGNNISHVLPMVSHTDHTEHDVDILVTDVGLADLRGLAPRERAQKIIDNCVHPDYREELQSYFDRACERGGHTPHLLEESFSWHLRFSETGSMKKQVAAESL, from the coding sequence ATGTTAGAAAGAATCAGATTAGAAAGTCTCCGCCAGAAAGTTACGACTGTGGAAGACGCTGTTAAGATTATTAAAGACGGTATGACAGTTGGCTCCAGCGGATTTACAAAAGCAGGCGACAGCAAGGCAATTTTACCCGCATTGGCAGAAAGAGGTAAAACCGAAGATATCAAGATTACATTGATGACAGGCGCTTCTCTTGGGCACGGAACCGATGGAAAGTTAGCAGAAGCCAATGTTTTAAAAAAGAGAATGCCTTTTCAGGTAGATCCTATTTTAAGGAACAAGATCAATAATGGTGAAATTCTGTTTATCGATCAGCATTTGAGCGAAAGTGCAGAGCTTCTTCACACCAAAAACTTACAAAGCATAGATGTTGCCGTGATTGAAGCGGCTTATATCGAAAGAGACGGAAGCATTGTTCCGACGACTTCGGTAGGAAATTCGGTGACTTTTGCGGCAATGGCTAAGAAAGTGATTATCGAGATCAATACGGAAGTTCCTGAGGAGGTTTATGGTATTCACGATATTTATCAGGCTGAAGATTATCCTTTCAGAAATGTCATTCCTATTGTTGCTCCGTGGAATAAAATCGGAAGAAAAAGTATTCCTGTAGATCCTAATAAGATTGAGGCTATTGTTTTCACCAACCGTAAAGACAGCCCTGCCGACATTGCAGAACCCGATCAAAAAACCACTGCCATTGCCAAACATCTTCTTGCATTCTTTGAAAATGAAGTGCAGTTAGGTCGTCTTACCGACAGATTACTTCCTCTTCAAGCAGGTATAGGAAAAGTGGCTAATGCTGTTCTTATGGGTTTCAAAGACAGTAATTTTTATGATTTAACAATGTTCTCTGAAGTGCTGCAGGACAGTACATTTGATCTAATTGATTCAGGGAAACTGAGCTTTGCCTCTGCATCATCCATCACGGTTTCTCAGGAATGCTATGAAAGAGTTTTAGGAAACCTTTCAAAATATAAAGAAAAGTTTGTTTTGAGACCTCAGAACATATCCAATACTCCGGGATTGATCAGAAGACTGGGAGTCATTGCCATTAATACGGCGATCGAATTTGATATTTACGGAAACGTAAATTCCACGCATATCGGAGGAACAAAGATCATGAACGGAATCGGAGGTTCGGGAGATTTTGCGAGAAATGCGTACCTAAGTATTTTCGTAACGCAGGCCGCTTCGAAAGGAAATAATATTTCTCACGTTCTTCCCATGGTTTCACACACCGATCATACGGAACACGATGTTGATATTTTAGTAACTGATGTTGGTTTGGCTGATCTGAGAGGTTTAGCACCAAGAGAAAGAGCGCAAAAGATCATTGATAATTGTGTTCACCCAGATTATAGAGAAGAATTACAATCCTATTTTGACAGAGCTTGTGAAAGAGGTGGACATACACCGCATTTGCTGGAAGAATCTTTCAGCTGGCATTTAAGATTTTCAGAAACGGGCAGTATGAAAAAACAGGTTGCTGCAGAATCTTTATAA
- a CDS encoding DUF3037 domain-containing protein, with the protein MQEDKIYEYAVIRLVPKVEREEFFNIGLVMFSKREKFIKVEFYLCPDKFKLMHSKLDYDDVIQNLESFKKIAEGKKDGGPIAQLEIPERFRWLTAVRSAVVQTSRPHPGKSKDLEKTFGKLFEELVK; encoded by the coding sequence ATGCAAGAGGATAAAATTTACGAATATGCGGTAATCCGCTTGGTTCCGAAGGTTGAGAGAGAAGAGTTTTTCAACATCGGATTGGTGATGTTTTCTAAAAGAGAAAAATTTATTAAGGTGGAATTTTATTTATGTCCTGATAAATTTAAGTTGATGCACAGCAAACTGGATTACGATGATGTGATCCAAAATCTGGAAAGTTTCAAAAAAATTGCAGAAGGAAAAAAAGATGGCGGTCCGATCGCACAGCTTGAAATTCCTGAACGTTTCCGTTGGCTGACGGCAGTTCGAAGTGCTGTGGTACAGACTTCCAGACCTCATCCGGGAAAATCCAAAGATCTCGAAAAGACGTTTGGTAAACTTTTTGAGGAGTTAGTAAAATAA
- a CDS encoding HipA family kinase, protein MLDLRTVTVMRYILPLREGGSLPALAEADDDFKYVLKFRGAGHGVKMLISELLGGKITELLGLKIPELVFINLDVDFGRTEADEEIQDLLKNSEGLNLGLHYLSEAITYDPSVQVDPLLASKIVWLDAFITNIDRTFRNTNMLMWHKELWIIDNGASFYFHHSWQNFDTAAKTPFKYVKDHVLLPKASKLDEADQFAKEVLNEKVFREIVDMIPEDWLHWNDAEESPEEIRDIYFNFLKTRLEHSEIFLNEAKNARG, encoded by the coding sequence ATGTTGGATTTAAGAACGGTAACCGTCATGCGTTACATTCTGCCGCTTCGCGAGGGAGGTTCGCTTCCCGCTTTGGCAGAGGCTGATGATGATTTTAAATATGTTTTGAAATTCCGTGGTGCAGGTCATGGAGTTAAAATGTTGATTTCCGAATTATTAGGTGGAAAAATCACCGAATTATTAGGACTAAAAATTCCTGAACTGGTTTTCATCAATCTTGATGTTGATTTTGGAAGAACGGAAGCAGATGAGGAAATTCAGGATCTGTTGAAAAATTCTGAAGGTTTGAATCTGGGATTACATTATCTTTCAGAAGCCATTACATACGATCCGAGCGTTCAGGTTGATCCTCTTCTGGCTTCAAAAATCGTTTGGCTGGATGCTTTTATCACCAATATCGACCGTACTTTCAGGAATACCAACATGCTGATGTGGCACAAAGAATTATGGATTATCGACAACGGAGCATCTTTCTATTTTCATCATTCATGGCAGAATTTTGATACGGCGGCAAAAACGCCTTTCAAATATGTAAAAGATCACGTTTTACTTCCAAAAGCATCAAAGCTGGATGAAGCAGATCAATTTGCGAAAGAAGTGCTGAATGAAAAAGTTTTCAGGGAAATTGTTGATATGATTCCTGAAGACTGGTTGCATTGGAACGACGCGGAAGAATCGCCAGAGGAAATCCGTGACATCTATTTCAACTTTTTGAAGACCCGATTAGAACATTCTGAAATCTTTTTAAACGAAGCCAAAAATGCAAGAGGATAA
- the fahA gene encoding fumarylacetoacetase, with the protein MKSFVEYSSNSDFSIHNIPFGVAVFNKEYIGCCTRIGDQIIDLATLFDLGYFEEIEGLDDNIFEAYTLNEFIELGKPVTNAVRLKIQELLQEGSTLSKDEKTIEEAFYDLDQVKMMMPLHIPNYTDFYSSIEHATNVGKMFRDPANALLPNWKHLPVGYHGRASSIVVSGTEINRPKGQMKPADADKPVFGPCKQLDFELEMAFVINKNTEMGESISTKDAEDAIFGMVVFNDWSARDIQSWEYVPLGPFLAKNFGSSISPWVVTLEALEPFKTTSPTQDPEVLDYLKFEGDKNYDINLEVYLQPENGEQNLISESNYKHMYWNMTQQLAHHTVNGCNVEVGDLYASGTISGSDPKSFGSMLELTWRGQNPLQLSNGQERKFIDDNDTVTMKAWAEKDGVRVGFGEVSGKIIPAN; encoded by the coding sequence ATGAAATCATTTGTAGAATATTCATCAAATTCAGACTTTTCAATACATAATATTCCGTTTGGAGTGGCCGTTTTCAACAAAGAATATATCGGATGCTGCACAAGAATCGGAGATCAGATCATTGATCTTGCGACCTTGTTCGATCTTGGATATTTTGAAGAAATAGAAGGTCTTGACGACAATATCTTCGAAGCCTACACTTTAAATGAATTTATCGAATTGGGAAAACCGGTGACAAATGCCGTTCGTTTAAAAATCCAGGAGCTTCTACAGGAAGGTTCAACGTTATCAAAAGACGAAAAAACGATTGAAGAAGCATTCTACGATCTTGATCAGGTAAAAATGATGATGCCTCTGCACATCCCGAATTATACTGATTTTTACAGCAGCATTGAGCATGCAACGAATGTCGGAAAAATGTTCAGAGATCCAGCCAATGCCCTATTGCCAAACTGGAAACATCTTCCGGTAGGTTATCACGGAAGAGCCTCATCTATTGTGGTTTCAGGAACAGAAATCAACCGTCCTAAAGGTCAGATGAAACCTGCTGATGCCGACAAACCTGTTTTCGGACCATGCAAGCAATTGGATTTTGAATTGGAAATGGCTTTTGTTATCAATAAAAACACAGAAATGGGCGAAAGTATTTCTACAAAAGATGCCGAAGACGCAATTTTCGGAATGGTTGTTTTCAACGACTGGTCAGCCAGAGATATTCAGTCTTGGGAATATGTTCCGTTAGGACCGTTCCTTGCTAAGAATTTCGGTTCTTCTATTTCTCCATGGGTGGTTACTTTAGAAGCTTTAGAACCATTCAAAACCACTTCTCCAACGCAAGATCCTGAAGTATTAGACTATTTAAAATTTGAAGGTGATAAAAACTACGATATCAATCTTGAAGTTTATTTACAACCGGAAAATGGCGAGCAAAACCTGATCTCTGAAAGTAATTACAAACATATGTACTGGAATATGACGCAGCAATTGGCGCATCATACCGTGAATGGTTGTAATGTAGAAGTTGGAGATTTATATGCCAGCGGAACCATTTCAGGAAGCGATCCAAAATCTTTCGGTTCTATGCTTGAATTAACTTGGAGAGGTCAAAATCCATTACAACTAAGCAATGGACAGGAAAGAAAATTCATCGACGACAATGATACTGTAACTATGAAAGCTTGGGCTGAAAAAGACGGTGTGAGAGTAGGTTTCGGTGAAGTTTCAGGTAAAATTATTCCTGCGAATTAA
- a CDS encoding alpha/beta hydrolase family protein, producing the protein MQITKRQNIIISNPETRDFLADAYYPETNEKLPLVIFVHGYKGYKDWGAWDLMAEKFAETGFFFVKFNFSLNGTTVEDPHNFADLEAFGNNNYSKELSDLGAVIDYFVKDEKVDEQKIILIGHSRGGGISIIKTYEDERINGLITLASVDTLERFPKNEAFEKWKEVGVYYVVNGRTKQEMPHYYQFYQDFAKDEHRFDVERATEMAKAHVLIIHGTNDESVSVKSAEHLHILNPNSELYLIENANHTFGAKEPWEENEMPKDLNEVVEKSVEFINEKIVNE; encoded by the coding sequence ATGCAAATCACAAAACGACAAAATATTATCATCTCCAATCCTGAAACAAGAGATTTCCTCGCAGATGCTTATTATCCGGAAACCAATGAAAAACTACCGTTAGTTATTTTCGTTCACGGTTACAAAGGTTACAAAGATTGGGGCGCATGGGATTTAATGGCGGAAAAATTTGCAGAAACCGGATTTTTCTTTGTTAAATTTAATTTTTCCCTCAACGGAACGACGGTTGAAGATCCTCACAATTTTGCTGATCTGGAAGCTTTCGGAAATAATAATTATTCTAAAGAATTGTCTGATTTGGGCGCCGTGATCGACTATTTTGTTAAAGATGAAAAAGTGGATGAACAGAAAATAATTCTGATCGGGCATAGCAGAGGAGGAGGGATTTCTATTATTAAAACCTATGAGGATGAAAGAATCAACGGACTCATTACCTTAGCCAGTGTGGATACTTTAGAACGTTTCCCGAAAAATGAAGCTTTTGAAAAATGGAAAGAAGTAGGTGTTTATTATGTTGTAAATGGAAGAACGAAGCAGGAAATGCCTCATTATTATCAGTTTTATCAGGATTTTGCAAAAGATGAACACCGTTTCGATGTGGAAAGAGCGACAGAAATGGCAAAAGCTCATGTCTTAATTATTCACGGGACAAATGATGAATCGGTAAGCGTAAAAAGTGCGGAACATCTTCATATTTTAAACCCGAATTCGGAATTGTATTTAATTGAAAATGCCAATCATACTTTTGGTGCTAAAGAGCCTTGGGAAGAGAATGAAATGCCGAAAGATCTGAATGAAGTGGTTGAGAAAAGTGTGGAATTTATCAATGAGAAGATTGTGAATGAATAA
- a CDS encoding acetyl-CoA hydrolase/transferase family protein produces MHNYISAEEAIYTIKSGNRVFFHGSACTPNYLIDELARQAHRLDHVEMVSITQQGNIEIAKSEYKDKFFVNSLFVSTPVRDAVNSDRGDFVPVFLSEIPILFRKNILALDVALITVSPPDKHGFCTLGTSVDIARAAVDTAKIIVAIVNPLMPRTHGDGMIHISRIHKLVWHEEELPTIDYGSKVGPEEMEVGKNVAELIDDKSTLQMGIGTIPDAVLKCLHNHKDLGVHTEMLSDGVIDLIQNDVINNKHKGYNDNKTITSFCFGTKKLYDYVDDNTVFSFDDVSTVNFPINIMRNKKMVAINSAIEIDLTGQVCADSIGTMQYSGIGGQMDFMRGAALSEDGKPIIAITSRTKKGISRIVPYLKQGAGVVTTRGHIHWVVTEYGTAYLYGKNLRQRAQELISIAHPDDREMLEKAVYERFKH; encoded by the coding sequence ATGCATAATTACATCAGTGCTGAAGAAGCCATCTACACCATAAAAAGCGGAAACAGGGTATTTTTTCACGGAAGTGCCTGTACTCCCAACTATCTGATTGATGAACTGGCAAGACAAGCCCATCGTTTGGATCATGTGGAAATGGTTTCCATTACCCAACAGGGAAATATTGAAATTGCAAAATCCGAATATAAAGACAAATTTTTCGTGAATTCGCTGTTTGTATCTACTCCCGTTCGTGATGCCGTAAATTCTGACCGTGGAGATTTTGTACCCGTTTTTTTAAGCGAGATCCCTATTTTATTTAGAAAGAATATTCTGGCGCTTGATGTTGCATTAATCACCGTTTCTCCACCCGACAAACACGGATTTTGCACATTGGGAACCTCTGTTGATATTGCCAGAGCGGCAGTAGACACCGCAAAAATCATTGTAGCGATTGTGAATCCCCTGATGCCGAGAACGCACGGAGACGGAATGATCCACATCAGTAGAATTCATAAGCTGGTCTGGCATGAAGAAGAACTTCCTACCATTGATTATGGCTCAAAAGTAGGACCTGAAGAAATGGAAGTGGGTAAAAATGTAGCAGAATTAATTGATGATAAGTCCACCTTACAAATGGGAATCGGAACGATTCCTGATGCGGTTTTAAAATGTCTTCACAACCATAAAGACTTGGGAGTTCATACCGAAATGTTGAGTGATGGTGTGATTGATTTAATTCAGAATGATGTCATCAACAATAAACACAAAGGCTACAACGACAATAAAACGATTACCAGTTTCTGTTTCGGAACAAAAAAACTGTATGATTATGTGGATGATAACACCGTTTTCTCATTCGATGATGTCAGCACCGTGAATTTCCCGATCAACATCATGAGAAACAAAAAAATGGTCGCCATTAACTCAGCCATAGAAATTGATCTGACAGGACAGGTGTGCGCAGATTCTATCGGAACCATGCAATACAGCGGAATTGGTGGTCAGATGGATTTCATGAGAGGCGCAGCTTTGAGTGAAGACGGAAAACCAATTATCGCCATCACATCCAGAACAAAAAAAGGAATTTCCAGAATTGTTCCTTATTTAAAACAAGGCGCCGGAGTGGTAACAACGCGAGGGCATATTCATTGGGTAGTTACCGAATACGGAACGGCTTATCTGTACGGAAAAAATCTTCGTCAGAGGGCTCAGGAACTCATCAGTATTGCTCATCCCGACGACAGAGAAATGTTGGAAAAAGCAGTTTATGAAAGGTTTAAACATTGA
- the hppD gene encoding 4-hydroxyphenylpyruvate dioxygenase — MSTLTFAEKIAQAENFLPINGTDYIEFYVGNAKQAAHYYKTAFGFQSVAYAGPETGVRDRASYVLQQGKIRLILTTGLKSDSPINEHVKKHGDGVKVLALWVDDAYAAFEETTKRGGKPYLEPVTLTDEHGEVRMSGIYTYGETVHMFIERKNYNGAFMPGYEKWESAYQPEEAGLLYVDHCVGNVDWDRMIPTVEWYEKVMGFVNILSFDDKQINTEYSALMSKVMSNGNGYAKFPINEPAEGKKKSQVEEYLDFYEGEGVQHIAVATKDIIHTVTELKKRGVEFLSAPPEAYYDMVPERVGHIDEDLKKLQDLGILIDHDEEGYLLQIFTKPVEDRPTLFFEIIERHGAQSFGAGNFKALFEALEREQEKRGNL, encoded by the coding sequence ATGTCAACACTTACATTTGCCGAAAAGATCGCTCAGGCAGAGAATTTTTTACCGATCAACGGTACAGATTATATTGAGTTTTACGTAGGAAATGCAAAACAGGCTGCCCATTATTATAAAACTGCTTTTGGTTTCCAGTCTGTAGCGTATGCAGGGCCGGAAACAGGGGTCAGAGATCGTGCTTCTTATGTTCTTCAACAGGGAAAAATAAGATTGATCCTTACCACTGGTCTTAAATCTGATTCACCGATCAATGAGCATGTGAAAAAACATGGTGACGGAGTGAAAGTTTTGGCACTTTGGGTAGATGATGCGTATGCAGCTTTCGAAGAAACGACTAAAAGAGGCGGAAAGCCTTATTTAGAGCCTGTAACACTTACTGATGAGCACGGTGAAGTAAGAATGTCCGGAATTTATACCTACGGAGAAACAGTACACATGTTTATCGAAAGAAAAAATTATAACGGCGCATTCATGCCTGGCTATGAAAAGTGGGAAAGTGCATACCAGCCTGAAGAAGCAGGTTTATTATACGTTGACCACTGTGTAGGGAACGTAGATTGGGATAGAATGATCCCTACGGTGGAGTGGTATGAAAAAGTAATGGGATTTGTAAACATCCTTTCTTTTGACGACAAACAAATCAACACAGAATATTCTGCTTTGATGTCTAAAGTGATGTCAAACGGAAACGGATATGCAAAATTCCCGATCAATGAGCCTGCAGAAGGTAAAAAGAAATCTCAGGTTGAAGAATATCTTGATTTCTACGAAGGTGAAGGGGTGCAGCACATTGCCGTAGCAACAAAAGATATCATCCACACTGTTACAGAATTGAAAAAGCGTGGTGTAGAATTCCTTTCTGCTCCGCCGGAAGCATATTATGACATGGTTCCTGAAAGAGTTGGACATATTGATGAGGATCTTAAAAAACTTCAGGATTTAGGTATACTTATTGATCATGATGAGGAAGGTTATTTACTACAGATCTTTACTAAACCTGTAGAAGACCGCCCTACTCTATTCTTTGAAATCATTGAAAGACACGGAGCACAAAGTTTCGGAGCCGGTAATTTCAAAGCATTATTCGAAGCATTGGAAAGAGAACAGGAAAAAAGAGGAAATCTTTAA
- a CDS encoding alpha/beta hydrolase, which translates to MKSFNYNIIYRFSLNLFFVLCISLFNFAYAQPPLEKQTPKSTLLPEKTNFSENITYRTDQVGNPIQLDLYEPKTPVSGKLPVVIYVHGGAWAKGDKSVRADSYIESFILKLIEKNYAVISIDYTLVSETVHFPQPVEDTKDIVRWVRKNAERYHFDPDNIGYFGASSGAHLSMLAAYTNDNEYMGSPELSQYSGKVNYVVSNFGPTDLNQLLHTRMGKVPVAIVGWFIKPIVEIRAKLVHGISGYDINTDKRKVIDYFKTVSPIYDAENGIPTFILHGNKDRVAPLKQSKRLVRKLKKYNIENSLVVVKDGTHGFGTTDKIYMDQLNDQMVNFIVSHTK; encoded by the coding sequence ATGAAATCATTCAATTACAATATAATATACAGGTTTTCTTTAAACCTGTTTTTTGTTTTATGTATAAGCCTTTTCAATTTTGCATACGCGCAGCCTCCTCTTGAAAAACAGACCCCGAAAAGCACATTACTTCCTGAAAAAACCAATTTTTCTGAAAATATCACTTACAGAACAGATCAGGTAGGAAATCCCATTCAACTTGATCTTTATGAACCTAAAACTCCGGTTTCAGGGAAGCTTCCCGTGGTCATTTATGTTCATGGCGGAGCATGGGCAAAAGGTGATAAATCGGTAAGAGCCGACAGTTATATTGAAAGTTTCATCTTAAAACTCATTGAAAAAAATTATGCCGTGATCAGTATTGATTATACTTTGGTAAGTGAAACCGTTCATTTTCCTCAACCAGTTGAAGATACAAAAGACATCGTAAGATGGGTAAGAAAAAATGCAGAACGTTATCATTTCGATCCTGATAACATTGGGTACTTTGGGGCTTCTTCAGGTGCTCATCTGTCTATGCTGGCAGCTTATACCAACGATAATGAATATATGGGAAGTCCCGAACTTTCTCAGTATTCGGGAAAGGTGAATTATGTAGTGAGTAATTTTGGTCCAACAGATTTGAATCAATTATTACATACAAGAATGGGTAAAGTTCCTGTTGCTATTGTGGGGTGGTTCATTAAGCCAATTGTAGAGATTCGAGCAAAATTGGTACATGGAATTTCGGGATATGATATCAATACTGATAAACGAAAAGTGATTGATTATTTTAAAACCGTTTCCCCGATATATGATGCTGAAAACGGTATTCCAACGTTTATTCTCCATGGAAATAAAGACCGAGTTGCACCGCTGAAACAGTCGAAAAGATTAGTCCGAAAGCTCAAAAAGTATAATATTGAAAATTCTTTAGTCGTCGTAAAAGACGGAACTCACGGATTTGGAACTACAGATAAAATATACATGGATCAGCTAAATGATCAAATGGTTAATTTCATTGTTTCTCATACTAAATAG